Proteins from a single region of Macrotis lagotis isolate mMagLag1 chromosome 2, bilby.v1.9.chrom.fasta, whole genome shotgun sequence:
- the DNAAF19 gene encoding dynein axonemal assembly factor 19, with translation MEKTDTIDFRALEKELQAALAADEKYQRENAAKFRAVEQKVASYEEFRDIVLASHLKPLERKDKMGIKKMVPWNCHGKSATALPGITQEESTDVSQKGDCQPETSSDFYRAWRHHLRNGPERYQTLLKLGAPTLGHLFRVDVGFGLLGELLITLEENFKTADCTAVLGILHSLSRTGRFGLNLSLLSNAERTSCQKLFQKLQSMDNTRPIEKELIYKEHELEKPYSGNDRDEKLLQELSEIYQVD, from the exons ATGGAGAAGACTGATACCATTGACTTTAGGGCTCTGGAGAAGGAGTTGCAGGCTGCACTAGCTGCTGATGAGAAATACCAAAGAGAGAATGCTGCCAAGTTCCGGGCTGTGGAGCAGAAGGTGGCTTCCTATGAAGAGTTCAG GGACATTGTCCTTGCCTCACACTTGAAGCCATTGGAACGGAAAGACAAGATGGGAATCAAAAAGATGGTTCCTTGGAACTGCCATGGGAAGAGTGCCACTGCCCTGCCAGGCATCACTCAGGAGGAGAGCACTGATGTCTCTCAG AAGGGAGACTGTCAGCCTGAGACGTCATCAGATTTCTACAGAGCTTGGCGTCACCACTTACGGAATGGACCAGAGCGCTACCAGACCCTGTTAAAGCTTGGGGCTCCCACCCTAGGCCACCTTTTCCGGGTAGATGTGGGTTTTGGACTTCTGGGTGAACTGCTAATAACATTGGAAGAGAATTTTAAAACAGCTGACTGTACTGCTGTACTGGGGATCCTTCATAGTCTGTCCAGAACTGGCCGATTTGGCCTCAACTTGAGCCTGCTGAGCAATGCTGAGAGAACGAGCTGCCAAAAATTGTTTCAGAAACTCCAAAGTATGGATAATACCAGGCccatagagaaagaactgatctaTAAGGAACATGAGCTAGAGAAGCCATATTCTGGGAATGATAGGGATGAGAAACTTCTCCAGGAGCTATCAGAGATATACCAAGTTGACTAG
- the FAM187A gene encoding Ig-like V-type domain-containing protein FAM187A encodes MNLVHTSMLLLWSWESLKAFELVEKENVFQKTPCPAFLMFDNAAYLSDMSFELPCHCKPEEVASVVWYYQEQLGSHHTKVLTDFDGRMVVDSGQVRVGSSILARFSIRMFSLLVFRAQPKDSGLYFCGTRHGDYFYGYDVDIQSSQKMIAAFIDQDQEPPKDEKKGNLLIFTTFWEWTHCDRCGVRGEQWRIGLCYLNKPGLSPRFQKTVPDVVSCGSHAVPRNLRIMAGNHHPPELMIRSCMVPCKEKPQVGLLAVYTLISKLGSKPWVPKVPIQYHKHRLGYRLIISCPGARPEHAVAWDKDHLRLYRTSFLKGVNRSMRVFIDHGNQFHIRFIQLNDRGIYYCWREGEMVAGFRLTVTSRGRYYPSLSDPETRYALQAALVGYAFITAVFILIHFCRCCCYFFTCCPDL; translated from the coding sequence ATGAACCTGGTCCACACTTCTATGCTGCTACTTTGGAGCTGGGAAAGTCTAAAGGCTTTTGAATTGGTAGAAAAGGAGAATGTTTTTCAGAAGACCCCTTGTCCTGCCTTCTTGATGTTTGATAATGCAGCTTACCTGTCTGACATGAGCTTTGAGCTCCCCTGTCACTGCAAGCCTGAGGAGGTAGCCTCTGTAGTCTGGTATTATCAGGAGCAACTAGGGAGCCACCACACCAAAGTCCTGACAGATTTTGATGGGCGGATGGTGGTTGATTCGGGACAAGTGCGAGTGGGCAGCAGTATACTGGCACGCTTCAGCATCCGAATGTTCAGCTTACTGGTATTCCGGGCGCAGCCTAAGGACTCGGGGCTCTATTTCTGTGGGACACGTCACGGTGATTATTTCTATGGCTATGATGTGGACATACAAAGCAGTCAAAAGATGATAGCAGCATTCATTGACCAAGACCAGGAGCCTCCTAAGGATGAGAAGAAAGGGAACCTCCTTATCTTCACTACCTTCTGGGAATGGACCCACTGTGATCGCTGTGGTGTCCGGGGGGAACAATGGCGCATTGGTCTCTGCTACCTGAATAAACCAGGCCTTTCCCCCCGGTTCCAAAAGACTGTGCCTGATGTGGTATCTTGTGGTTCCCATGCAGTTCCAAGAAATCTGCGAATTATGGCAGGAAACCACCATCCACCTGAGCTGATGATCCGAAGCTGCATGGTACCCTGCAAGGAGAAACCACAGGTGGGACTGCTGGCTGTCTATACTCTCATCTCGAAGCTGGGCAGCAAGCCCTGGGTTCCCAAAGTACCCATTCAGTACCATAAACATAGACTTGGCTATAGGCTTATCATCTCCTGCCCTGGGGCTCGTCCAGAACATGCTGTAGCTTGGGACAAGGACCACCTCCGTCTATACCGCACCAGCTTCTTGAAGGGAGTCAACCGATCCATGAGGGTATTCATTGACCATGGCAACCAATTCCATATCCGTTTCATCCAGTTAAATGACAGGGGAATCTATTACTGTTGGCGAGAAGGGGAGATGGTGGCTGGCTTCCGGTTGACTGTAACATCTCGGGGTCGCTATTATCCTTCTCTCTCCGACCCTGAGACCCGATATGCCCTGCAGGCTGCCCTGGTGGGCTATGCGTTCATCACAGCTGTCTTCATCCTTATTCACTTTTGCCGTTGTTGCTGTTACTTCTTTACCTGCTGTCCTGATCTATAG
- the GFAP gene encoding glial fibrillary acidic protein produces MDRRRITSSARRSYASEVVVRFPGTRRLAPVARLSPSRMPSPLPTRVDFSMAEALNASFKETRSSERAEMMELNDRFASYIEKVRFLEQQNKVLAGELNQLRGKEPTKLADVYQAELHRLRFQLDQLTASSARLEIERDNLAGDLATLRQKLQDETNLRMEAENNLTAYRQEADEAALARLDLERKVESLQEEIRFLRKIHEEELQELQEQMAQHQVHVELDVAKPDLTAALREIRTQYEAVASSNMQETEEWYRSKFADLTDAAARNVELLRQAKHEANEYRRQLQSLTCDLESLRGTNESLERQMRELEERHAREAAGYQEALVRLEEEGQSLKDEMARHLQEYQELLNVKLALDIEIATYRKLLEGEESRITIPVQTFSNLQIRETSLDTKSVSEGHLKRSIVVKTVEMRDGEVIKESTQEHKDV; encoded by the exons ATGGACAGACGGCGCATCACCTCCTCTGCTCGCCGCTCCTATGCCTCCGAGGTTGTGGTACGCTTCCCGGGCACCCGGCGCCTGGCTCCAGTTGCCCGGCTCTCCCCGAGCAGAATGCCATCTCCACTTCCCACCCGGGTTGACTTCTCAATGGCTGAGGCACTCAATGCCAGCTTTAAAGAAACACGGTCCAGTGAACGGGCTGAGATGATGGAGCTCAATGACCGCTTTGCCAGCTACATTGAGAAGGTTCGTTTTCTGGAGCAACAGAACAAGGTTCTGGCAGGAGAGCTCAACCAGCTTCGAGGCAAAGAGCCTACCAAGCTTGCCGATGTCTACCAGGCTGAGCTGCATCGACTCCGATTTCAGCTGGATCAACTGACTGCAAGCAGTGCCAGGCTAGAGATTGAGAGGGATAACCTGGCTGGAGATCTGGCCACCCTGAGACAGAA GCTCCAGGATGAAACCAACCTTCGGATGGAGGCAGAGAACAACCTAACGGCTTATAGACAG GAGGCTGATGAAGCTGCTCTGGCCCGCCTGGATCTGGAACGCAAGGTTGAGTCTCTGCAGGAAGAGATCCGTTTTCTCAGGAAGATTCATGAAGAA GAGCTTCAAGAGCTACAGGAACAGATGGCCCAGCATCAAGTACATGTGGAACTCGATGTGGCCAAACCAGACCTCACTGCTGCTCTGCGTGAGATTCGAACCCAGTATGAGGCTGTGGCCTCCAGTAACATGCAGGAGACTGAGGAATGGTACAGGTCCAAG TTTGCAGACTTGACAGATGCTGCAGCCCGGAACGTAGAGTTGCTGCGCCAGGCCAAGCATGAGGCCAATGAGTACCGTCGACAGCTACAGTCACTGACCTGTGACCTGGAGTCCCTGCGTGGCACT AACGAGTCCCTGGAGAGACAGATGCGGGAGCTGGAGGAGCGGCATGCCAGGGAGGCAGCTGGATACCAGGAAGCATTGGTGAGACTGGAGGAGGAGGGGCAGAGCCTCAAGGATGAGATGGCTCGACACCTGCAGGAGTACCAGGAGCTGCTCAACGTCAAGTTGGCCTTGGACATTGAAATTGCCACCTACAGGAAACTactggaaggagaggaaagccg CATCACCATTCCAGTACAGACATTTTCCAATCTGCAAATCAGAG AGACCAGCCTGGACACCAAGTCTGTATCAGAGGGGCATCTCAAGAGAAGCATTGTAGTAAAGACTGTCGAGATGCGTGATGGAGAG GTCATTAAAGAGTCTACGCAGGAGCACAAAGATGTGTGA